A DNA window from Chelativorans sp. AA-79 contains the following coding sequences:
- a CDS encoding alpha-amylase family glycosyl hydrolase translates to MQHTSRPGQIAKTHSETEPWWQRGVIYQVYPRSFQDSDGDGIGDLRGIIDRLDYLVWLGVDAIWVSPIFPSPMADFGYDIADYRGIDPRFGTVADFDRLLLEAHRRGLRVLLDFVPNHTSDRHPWFLESRSSRQNPRRDFYLWHDAAPDGGPPNNWRSEFGGSAWQWDEHTGQYYYHAFLKEQPDLNWRNPQVRREMYDILRFWLDKGVDGFRVDVMWHLIKDAEFRDNPPNPDWTEEMPPHKKVLPLYSTDQPEVHEVVSEMRGVLEEYGSDRLLIGEIYLPVARLVGYYGRDLRGAHLPFNFHLIQAQWDARHIERQIAEYEAALPEGGWPNWVLSNHDKPRIAARVGRKQARVAAMMLLTLRGTPTIYYGDEIGMDDVPIPADRVQDPFERRVPGKGFGRDPQRTPMQWDRGANAGFTIGSPWLPLASDRDKFNVEAEREDPRSVLALYRRLLGLRRKRDALAIGRYAAVQASGNMLAYLRETEEERYLVALNLGAEPAALELPGPCRILVSTENRKEGEPIAGKLDLAGNEGVLAEMAE, encoded by the coding sequence ATGCAGCACACGTCCCGTCCGGGCCAGATCGCGAAGACACATTCCGAAACCGAACCATGGTGGCAGCGCGGGGTCATCTATCAGGTCTATCCGCGTTCGTTCCAGGACAGCGACGGCGATGGGATCGGCGATCTGCGCGGCATCATAGACCGGCTCGATTACCTTGTCTGGCTGGGGGTCGACGCAATCTGGGTATCGCCCATCTTTCCTTCGCCGATGGCCGATTTCGGCTATGACATCGCAGACTACCGCGGCATCGATCCGCGCTTCGGCACGGTGGCCGACTTCGACCGACTTCTCCTGGAGGCGCATCGGCGCGGCCTGCGGGTGCTGCTCGATTTCGTGCCCAACCATACTTCCGACCGTCATCCCTGGTTTCTGGAATCCCGTAGCTCGCGCCAAAATCCCCGGCGCGATTTCTATCTCTGGCACGATGCCGCTCCTGATGGCGGACCGCCGAACAACTGGCGGAGCGAGTTCGGCGGCAGCGCCTGGCAGTGGGACGAACACACGGGCCAATACTACTATCACGCATTCCTGAAGGAGCAGCCGGACCTCAACTGGCGCAATCCGCAGGTGCGCCGGGAGATGTATGACATATTGCGCTTCTGGCTCGACAAGGGAGTGGACGGTTTTCGGGTGGATGTCATGTGGCATCTCATCAAGGATGCCGAATTTCGCGACAACCCGCCAAATCCCGACTGGACGGAGGAGATGCCGCCGCACAAGAAAGTGCTCCCGCTCTACTCCACGGATCAGCCGGAGGTGCACGAAGTCGTCTCCGAAATGCGTGGGGTGCTCGAGGAATACGGGAGCGATCGGCTCCTGATCGGCGAAATCTACCTGCCCGTCGCCCGCCTCGTCGGCTATTACGGCCGCGATCTGCGCGGCGCGCATTTGCCTTTCAATTTCCATCTCATCCAGGCTCAGTGGGACGCGCGGCATATCGAGCGCCAGATCGCCGAATACGAGGCAGCCTTGCCGGAGGGTGGCTGGCCGAACTGGGTGCTGAGCAACCACGACAAGCCGCGCATCGCAGCCCGGGTCGGGCGCAAGCAAGCACGGGTCGCCGCCATGATGCTGCTTACTCTGCGCGGCACGCCCACGATCTACTACGGCGACGAAATCGGCATGGACGACGTCCCGATCCCTGCTGACCGGGTACAGGACCCCTTCGAAAGGCGTGTCCCCGGCAAAGGCTTCGGGCGGGATCCGCAGCGCACCCCGATGCAGTGGGACAGGGGCGCGAATGCCGGTTTCACCATTGGTTCGCCCTGGCTGCCTCTCGCGTCGGACCGGGACAAATTCAATGTAGAGGCGGAGCGGGAAGATCCCCGCTCCGTGCTGGCCCTCTATCGTCGTCTCCTGGGCTTGCGGCGCAAGCGCGACGCGCTCGCCATCGGCCGATACGCCGCGGTTCAGGCGTCAGGCAACATGCTCGCCTATCTCCGTGAAACGGAAGAGGAGCGCTATCTGGTCGCGCTCAACCTGGGGGCCGAGCCTGCCGCTCTTGAGCTTCCCGGACCGTGCCGCATCCTGGTCAGCACCGAAAACAGAAAAGAAGGCGAGCCTATCGCCGGCAAGCTCGACCTTGCCGGGAACGAAGGTGTGCTGGCCGAAATGGCCGAGTAG
- a CDS encoding alpha-amylase family protein, translating to MDKCWWKDAVIYAVDVERFFDSDGDGIGDFKGLASKLGYISDLGVTCIWLMPFYPSSGRDNGYDITDYLRVDTRFGLFEDFLEFVHRAGEYGIRIVVDLVVHHTSTQHPWFQAGRHNESSSYRDYYVWTHNPPPTPPGKGTIFPGEEETVWTYDDVARAYYHHRFYHFEPGLNHANPEVRAEIIRIVDYWLSFGVAGFRVDAASHIEEDPLSKTGKEQTSPDVLREIYDRASGFKSDVVLLGEVDETPEKLEKFFDGTRLDMMFNFLLNCHMMLSLASETAEPLQRGLALQPVPPPNGQWANFLRNFDEADLERLSPQELEFVLDRFAPDERMRIYDRGIRRRLAPMLGGDPRRIKMAMSLLFSMPGAPLVVYGDEIGMGEDLSQDGRNSVRSPMQWTGGHNAGFSSAQKNKLVQAVIEDGPFGYGKVNVEAQTQDKDSLLSFVKKLVKIRRQRIEIGSGFCAFLESGSDHVLAHHYKSEFAPLVLLHNLKGDEAEVNVPLPPGATRLAALVGDEPPAVENGRLRLTLEPYGLRWFGLPHEGG from the coding sequence ATGGATAAATGTTGGTGGAAGGATGCGGTCATCTATGCCGTCGACGTGGAACGCTTCTTCGATTCCGACGGCGATGGAATCGGTGATTTCAAAGGGCTCGCATCGAAGCTGGGATATATCTCCGATCTTGGTGTGACCTGCATCTGGCTGATGCCCTTCTATCCCTCTTCGGGAAGGGATAACGGGTACGATATCACCGACTACCTGCGCGTAGACACACGCTTCGGCCTCTTCGAGGACTTCCTGGAATTCGTGCACCGGGCGGGAGAGTACGGAATCCGTATTGTCGTCGATCTCGTGGTTCACCATACGTCGACCCAGCATCCCTGGTTTCAGGCCGGCAGGCATAACGAGTCGTCGAGCTACAGGGACTATTACGTGTGGACGCACAATCCTCCGCCGACTCCGCCCGGCAAAGGCACCATTTTTCCTGGCGAGGAGGAGACGGTCTGGACCTATGACGACGTGGCGCGCGCCTATTACCACCATCGCTTCTATCACTTCGAACCGGGGCTGAACCACGCGAACCCCGAGGTGCGCGCTGAGATCATCCGCATTGTGGATTACTGGTTGAGTTTCGGAGTAGCAGGATTCCGCGTGGATGCCGCTTCGCATATCGAAGAGGACCCCCTGTCGAAAACGGGCAAGGAGCAGACCTCACCCGACGTGCTGAGAGAGATTTACGACCGCGCGTCGGGTTTCAAGTCCGACGTGGTGCTTCTCGGCGAAGTCGACGAAACACCTGAAAAACTCGAAAAGTTCTTCGACGGCACACGGTTGGACATGATGTTCAACTTTCTGCTCAACTGCCACATGATGCTTTCCCTGGCTTCCGAAACGGCAGAGCCCCTGCAGCGCGGGCTCGCGTTACAGCCAGTGCCGCCGCCGAACGGCCAGTGGGCCAACTTCCTGCGCAATTTCGACGAGGCCGACCTGGAGCGGCTGTCGCCGCAGGAACTCGAATTCGTTCTCGATCGTTTCGCGCCCGACGAAAGAATGCGCATCTACGATCGCGGGATCAGAAGGCGCCTCGCTCCCATGCTGGGCGGAGATCCCCGGCGGATAAAAATGGCGATGAGCCTTCTCTTCTCCATGCCGGGCGCGCCGCTCGTTGTCTATGGCGACGAAATCGGCATGGGAGAGGACCTTTCCCAGGATGGGCGCAATTCCGTGCGCTCGCCGATGCAGTGGACCGGCGGTCACAACGCCGGCTTCTCCTCGGCCCAGAAGAACAAGCTCGTGCAGGCTGTGATCGAGGACGGCCCTTTCGGCTACGGGAAGGTCAATGTCGAAGCCCAGACCCAGGATAAGGATTCACTGCTGTCCTTCGTAAAGAAGCTGGTGAAAATCCGCCGCCAACGCATCGAGATCGGTTCCGGGTTCTGTGCGTTTCTCGAAAGCGGTTCGGATCACGTCCTGGCACACCATTACAAGTCCGAATTCGCACCTTTGGTACTGCTGCACAACCTCAAGGGTGACGAGGCGGAGGTAAACGTGCCGCTGCCTCCCGGCGCAACGAGATTGGCGGCGCTCGTGGGAGACGAGCCGCCAGCCGTTGAGAACGGCCGCCTGCGGCTCACACTCGAACCTTATGGCCTGCGCTGGTTTGGTCTGCCGCATGAGGGAGGCTGA
- a CDS encoding SDR family oxidoreductase, with amino-acid sequence MRRSKRTRPRIVAITGASAGMGRATAHRFVRSGAAVALIARDQAALEETRAELEALGGKVMAIPLDVADADALFAAARDIEAELGPIDVWVNDAMATMFAPVSDMTPEEFRRVTETTYLGFVHGTMAALQQMSRRNQGVIVQVGSSLAYRGIPLQSAYCGAKHAIRGFTDSLRCELIHARSRIQLTMVHLPAINTPQFDWARTRLPHEPRPVAPVFQPEVAADAIYHASRNPHREVWLGASTAKLILANALAPWCLDRYLARTCYSGQQRRAKLPSGRPDNLFHPVHGPHRMHGSFDSEASASAQAFSGNATRLAAAVAGFGVALAAGILARSILSLPPKR; translated from the coding sequence ATGAGAAGGAGCAAGCGCACCCGCCCTCGCATCGTCGCAATCACGGGCGCTTCCGCAGGCATGGGGCGCGCCACGGCCCACCGATTCGTCCGTTCGGGTGCTGCGGTTGCGCTGATCGCGCGCGATCAAGCCGCATTGGAGGAGACGCGGGCCGAGCTGGAAGCTCTCGGCGGGAAAGTCATGGCCATTCCGCTTGACGTCGCAGATGCGGACGCGCTCTTCGCTGCCGCGCGCGACATCGAGGCGGAGCTGGGGCCCATCGATGTCTGGGTCAATGACGCCATGGCAACGATGTTCGCGCCGGTCTCGGACATGACGCCGGAGGAGTTCCGTCGGGTCACGGAAACTACATATCTGGGTTTCGTGCATGGGACCATGGCGGCGCTGCAGCAGATGAGCCGGCGCAACCAGGGTGTGATCGTGCAGGTCGGCTCCTCGCTCGCCTATCGCGGGATTCCCCTGCAGTCGGCTTATTGCGGTGCGAAGCATGCGATTCGCGGCTTCACCGATTCGCTGCGTTGCGAGCTTATCCACGCAAGAAGCCGGATCCAGCTTACGATGGTGCATCTGCCGGCGATCAACACGCCGCAATTCGATTGGGCTCGTACGCGCCTGCCGCACGAGCCACGGCCCGTCGCTCCCGTTTTTCAGCCGGAGGTAGCGGCCGACGCGATCTATCATGCGTCGCGCAATCCACATCGGGAGGTGTGGCTCGGCGCGAGCACCGCAAAGCTGATCCTGGCAAACGCGCTCGCGCCCTGGTGTCTGGACCGCTATCTCGCGCGCACCTGCTATAGCGGGCAGCAAAGAAGGGCGAAGCTGCCATCCGGCCGTCCGGACAACCTGTTCCACCCGGTGCACGGCCCCCATCGGATGCATGGATCGTTCGACAGTGAGGCGTCGGCTTCGGCGCAAGCCTTTTCCGGAAATGCGACGAGACTCGCAGCCGCGGTGGCAGGTTTCGGCGTGGCGCTTGCCGCCGGAATTCTGGCGCGCAGCATTCTTTCGTTGCCGCCAAAACGGTGA
- a CDS encoding SRPBCC family protein — MTYRHQYRAGGRAFAAGMLGAAAGAVILVAARNMMKDRHPLEPEDAPRRAWRRHASRNWREGAVVGRAITVNAPREEVYSRWRDFSTFPNFMENVISVTSLDQTRSRWVVEGPAGSTVEFETKIIEDRPGELIAWESDEDAEIRNSGRVTFRDAPGGRGTQIEAVISYDPPGGAVGRMAAKLFRKEPGIQAKRELRRFKQLMETGEIATAAAGPAAPRA, encoded by the coding sequence ATGACTTATCGACATCAGTACCGGGCTGGCGGCCGCGCATTCGCGGCAGGCATGCTGGGCGCCGCTGCCGGCGCCGTGATCCTCGTGGCCGCCCGCAACATGATGAAGGACAGGCATCCCCTCGAGCCGGAGGACGCCCCGCGTCGGGCTTGGCGCCGCCATGCCAGTCGCAACTGGCGCGAGGGGGCGGTCGTCGGGCGGGCCATCACCGTCAACGCCCCGCGCGAGGAGGTTTATTCGCGCTGGCGCGACTTCTCCACTTTCCCGAATTTCATGGAGAACGTGATCTCGGTCACGTCGCTGGATCAGACCCGGTCGCGTTGGGTGGTCGAGGGACCGGCCGGCAGTACGGTCGAGTTCGAGACGAAGATCATTGAGGATAGGCCCGGCGAGCTTATCGCCTGGGAGTCGGATGAGGATGCGGAAATCCGCAACAGCGGCAGGGTGACGTTTCGTGATGCGCCCGGCGGGCGCGGCACCCAGATCGAGGCCGTCATTTCCTATGACCCGCCGGGCGGCGCGGTTGGCCGCATGGCGGCAAAGCTTTTCCGCAAGGAACCGGGCATCCAGGCAAAGCGCGAACTTCGGCGCTTCAAGCAGTTGATGGAAACGGGCGAGATCGCCACCGCGGCTGCGGGTCCCGCAGCGCCCCGCGCCTAA
- a CDS encoding zinc-dependent alcohol dehydrogenase, with translation MRALVWHGKKDVRVDTVDDPQIVNSRDAIIKVTSTAICGSDLHLYDGVIPTMRAGDILGHEFMGEVVEVGKGNTRLKKDDRVVVPFVIACGKCFFCEKQQYSACDNSNPAEKADISEMLYGHQTAGLFGYSHLTGGYAGGQAEYVRVPFSDVGPIVVPDGMEDDQVLFLSDILPTGWMAAENCEIEEGDTVAVWGCGPVGLFSIQSALIMGAAQVIAIDHYPHRLELAKKLGAKVVNYRNARVYEALMEMTGGIGPDAVIDAVGLESHGFAPDNVYDYAKQTLKLETDRPHVLRQAIYACRKGGRVSVPGVYGGFVDKFPIGALMEKGLTLRSGQTHVQRYLPKLLDMIRDGKIDTTFLISHRLPLEEAPDGYRKFAYEQNETTKVVLKPGWEKSDG, from the coding sequence ATGCGCGCTCTCGTCTGGCATGGAAAAAAAGACGTTCGCGTCGACACCGTCGACGATCCGCAGATCGTCAATTCGCGCGACGCGATCATCAAAGTGACCTCTACGGCGATCTGCGGGTCGGATCTGCATCTTTACGACGGCGTGATTCCCACCATGCGGGCAGGCGATATTCTCGGTCATGAATTCATGGGCGAGGTCGTGGAGGTCGGCAAAGGCAACACGAGGTTGAAGAAGGACGACCGGGTGGTCGTTCCCTTCGTGATCGCCTGCGGCAAATGCTTCTTCTGCGAAAAGCAGCAATATTCCGCCTGCGACAACTCCAATCCGGCGGAGAAGGCGGATATTTCCGAGATGCTCTACGGCCACCAGACGGCCGGACTTTTCGGCTATTCGCATCTCACCGGCGGCTATGCGGGAGGGCAGGCGGAATATGTCCGCGTGCCGTTTTCCGACGTCGGCCCGATCGTTGTTCCCGACGGTATGGAGGACGATCAGGTTCTCTTCCTGTCCGACATCCTGCCCACGGGCTGGATGGCGGCGGAGAACTGCGAGATCGAGGAGGGCGATACGGTGGCTGTCTGGGGCTGCGGACCGGTCGGCCTCTTTTCCATCCAGAGTGCGCTCATCATGGGGGCAGCCCAGGTGATCGCCATCGATCACTACCCGCATCGGCTGGAACTTGCGAAGAAGCTCGGCGCCAAAGTCGTCAATTACAGGAATGCCCGCGTCTACGAAGCGCTGATGGAGATGACGGGGGGCATCGGCCCTGATGCAGTCATCGATGCGGTCGGCCTCGAAAGCCATGGCTTCGCTCCCGACAACGTGTACGACTATGCCAAGCAGACGCTGAAGCTCGAGACCGACCGACCGCATGTGCTGCGCCAGGCGATCTATGCCTGCCGCAAGGGCGGTCGCGTCTCGGTGCCCGGCGTCTATGGCGGTTTCGTCGACAAGTTTCCGATCGGAGCTCTCATGGAAAAAGGGCTTACGCTCCGTTCCGGCCAGACCCACGTGCAGAGATACCTGCCCAAACTCCTGGATATGATCCGCGACGGCAAGATCGATACGACCTTCCTCATAAGCCATCGCCTCCCACTCGAGGAGGCGCCGGACGGCTACCGGAAATTCGCCTATGAGCAGAACGAGACCACGAAAGTCGTGCTGAAGCCCGGATGGGAGAAGAGCGATGGCTGA
- a CDS encoding SDR family NAD(P)-dependent oxidoreductase translates to MADEAGLAVITGASSGIGYELARCCAEAGYDLVVAADEPEIARAAEDFRAIGAQAEPVQADLATAEGVEKLYMTLEDRPVELLLANAGQGLGNAFLDQEVADIRRVVDTNITGTILLVHRIGRDMRLRNKGRILFTGSIAGFMPGSFQAVYNATKAFVDSFSWALRNELKDTGITVTCLMPGPTDTEFFERAGMTDTKIGSDPSGMDDPAKVARIGFEAMMRGDPGVVTGFSNKIQAAMAHLVPAGMLAEMHRKMAEPGSAKR, encoded by the coding sequence ATGGCTGACGAAGCGGGACTTGCCGTCATCACCGGCGCATCCAGCGGCATAGGCTATGAACTGGCGAGGTGCTGCGCGGAAGCCGGCTATGATCTCGTGGTGGCGGCGGACGAACCCGAAATCGCCAGAGCTGCGGAAGATTTCCGCGCCATCGGTGCCCAGGCAGAGCCCGTCCAAGCGGATCTCGCGACGGCGGAAGGCGTCGAGAAGCTCTACATGACCCTCGAAGATCGCCCGGTGGAACTGCTTCTGGCCAATGCGGGGCAAGGGCTCGGCAACGCCTTTCTCGATCAGGAGGTGGCCGATATCCGTCGCGTGGTTGATACCAATATTACAGGCACCATCCTGCTGGTCCACCGTATCGGGCGCGACATGCGCCTGCGGAACAAAGGGCGCATACTCTTCACCGGCTCGATCGCCGGCTTCATGCCCGGGAGCTTCCAAGCGGTGTACAACGCGACCAAGGCGTTTGTGGACAGCTTTTCCTGGGCGTTGCGCAATGAACTGAAGGATACCGGAATCACCGTTACATGCCTTATGCCCGGTCCGACGGATACGGAATTCTTCGAGAGGGCTGGTATGACCGACACCAAGATTGGCTCGGACCCGAGCGGAATGGATGACCCGGCCAAGGTCGCGCGAATCGGCTTCGAGGCCATGATGCGGGGTGATCCGGGTGTCGTCACTGGATTCTCCAACAAGATCCAGGCTGCGATGGCGCATCTCGTCCCTGCCGGAATGCTCGCCGAGATGCACCGCAAGATGGCGGAGCCGGGCAGCGCCAAGCGTTAA
- a CDS encoding lysophospholipid acyltransferase family protein, producing MYIVTRAAAMAIIVFARFLTAVRGIWQGSEPVPRQRIYFANHASHGDFILIWTVLPPRLRGKTRPVAGSDYWLKTPLRRFIGCGVFGAVLIDRDRESRREDPIEIMARALDAGSSLIVFPEGTRNETDAPLLPFKSGIYHLARTRPEVELVPVWIENLNRVMPKGEFVPVPLICTVTFGAAMRLGAEEGKEAFLGRARGALMALSSKLTEANG from the coding sequence ATGTACATCGTGACCCGGGCTGCCGCGATGGCGATCATCGTGTTCGCGCGCTTCCTCACGGCCGTGCGCGGCATCTGGCAAGGGTCGGAACCGGTCCCACGCCAGCGCATCTACTTCGCCAACCATGCCAGCCATGGCGATTTCATCCTGATCTGGACCGTACTGCCGCCCCGGCTTCGCGGGAAAACCAGGCCGGTGGCGGGGTCGGATTACTGGTTGAAGACGCCGCTGCGGCGTTTCATCGGCTGCGGCGTCTTCGGTGCGGTGCTCATCGACCGCGATCGGGAAAGCCGCAGGGAGGATCCGATCGAGATCATGGCCAGGGCGCTTGATGCCGGCTCCTCGCTCATCGTCTTCCCCGAGGGTACACGCAACGAGACGGACGCACCCTTGCTGCCCTTCAAGAGCGGGATCTACCACCTGGCAAGAACGCGGCCGGAGGTTGAACTCGTCCCGGTCTGGATCGAGAACCTCAACCGCGTCATGCCGAAGGGCGAGTTCGTCCCGGTTCCGCTGATCTGCACCGTCACCTTCGGGGCGGCCATGCGTCTGGGTGCGGAAGAAGGCAAGGAGGCCTTTCTGGGCCGTGCCAGAGGCGCGCTGATGGCACTCTCTTCCAAGTTGACGGAGGCGAATGGATGA
- a CDS encoding phosphatidate cytidylyltransferase, translated as MSLMHAHLFMLLLAVAAFLVAASVAGYILERRLSPDGSNAVIENLNARIKAWWAMVVLMAIAFIGGRAGVILLFAFCSFAALREFVTLTNARRADHWALAAAFFLVLPVQYYLVWVDWYGLYSILIPVYAFLLMPIISALRGDTDHYLIRVAEVQWALMICVFCVSHVPALLSLQIPGYEGRNVLLVAFLVVVVQLSDVLQYVWGKLLGRRKIAPLLSPSKTVEGFVGGVASATAVGAGLWWMTPFTIIQAGLLALAIALMGFFGGLVMSAIKRDRGVKDWGHLIAGHGGFIDRLDSVIFSAPIFFHLVRYWWSLT; from the coding sequence ATGAGCCTGATGCATGCTCATCTATTCATGCTGCTTCTGGCCGTTGCGGCGTTTCTTGTGGCCGCTTCCGTCGCTGGCTACATTCTGGAGCGCCGTCTTTCGCCTGACGGCTCCAATGCGGTGATCGAGAATCTCAACGCCCGCATCAAGGCCTGGTGGGCGATGGTGGTGCTGATGGCGATCGCTTTTATCGGTGGCCGCGCTGGTGTGATCCTCCTCTTCGCTTTCTGCTCATTCGCCGCATTGCGCGAATTCGTCACCCTCACCAACGCTCGCCGCGCCGATCATTGGGCCCTGGCGGCGGCCTTCTTCCTCGTCTTGCCGGTTCAGTACTACCTGGTCTGGGTGGACTGGTACGGGCTCTATTCAATCTTGATTCCTGTTTACGCCTTCCTTCTGATGCCGATCATCTCAGCGCTCCGCGGTGATACCGATCATTATCTCATCCGCGTTGCCGAAGTGCAGTGGGCCCTGATGATCTGCGTGTTCTGCGTCTCCCATGTGCCGGCGCTGCTCAGCTTGCAGATTCCCGGCTATGAAGGGCGCAACGTGCTGCTGGTCGCTTTTCTCGTCGTGGTGGTCCAGCTCAGCGATGTCCTGCAATATGTCTGGGGCAAGCTCCTGGGCCGGCGCAAGATCGCGCCCCTCCTATCGCCATCCAAGACAGTCGAGGGCTTTGTTGGAGGTGTGGCGAGCGCCACTGCGGTCGGGGCGGGCCTCTGGTGGATGACGCCCTTCACCATCATCCAGGCCGGCCTTCTTGCCCTTGCGATCGCGCTCATGGGCTTTTTCGGCGGGCTGGTCATGTCGGCCATCAAGCGCGATCGTGGCGTGAAGGATTGGGGACATCTCATTGCCGGTCATGGGGGATTCATCGACCGGCTGGATTCGGTGATCTTCTCCGCTCCGATCTTCTTCCATCTCGTCCGTTACTGGTGGTCGCTGACATGA
- a CDS encoding CDP-alcohol phosphatidyltransferase family protein, which yields MAEDANRRPLASRNTGWAAALTRFLAQTSVTPNQISAASMAMAALSGAAFWLAGAAEGWERVVSLLCGAAFCQLRLLCNLLDGMVAIEAGKKTPDGAFWNEFPDRIADILILAGVGYGIGIPALGWAAAAFAVLTAYVRELGRASGVQADFSGPMAKPHRMAAVTAGALLSLLEPLWSGRNDILTFTLWVVAIGALLTALRRSSRLVAQLRTSL from the coding sequence ATGGCGGAGGATGCCAACCGCCGGCCACTGGCGAGCCGCAACACGGGATGGGCCGCGGCGCTGACGCGCTTCCTCGCGCAGACATCCGTCACACCAAACCAGATCTCCGCCGCCAGCATGGCCATGGCCGCCCTTTCCGGTGCCGCGTTCTGGCTGGCCGGCGCGGCCGAGGGGTGGGAACGTGTCGTTTCGCTTCTGTGCGGCGCCGCCTTTTGCCAGCTTCGCCTTCTGTGCAACCTGCTGGACGGAATGGTCGCGATCGAAGCGGGCAAGAAGACGCCCGATGGCGCCTTCTGGAACGAATTCCCGGACCGGATCGCGGATATCCTGATCTTGGCCGGCGTCGGATATGGCATCGGCATACCCGCACTCGGCTGGGCCGCGGCGGCGTTCGCCGTTCTCACCGCCTATGTCCGCGAGCTGGGGCGCGCGTCGGGTGTTCAGGCCGACTTTTCCGGTCCCATGGCAAAACCTCATCGGATGGCCGCCGTCACGGCTGGTGCGTTGCTATCCTTGCTGGAGCCGCTTTGGAGCGGTCGCAACGACATCCTGACCTTCACGCTGTGGGTGGTCGCCATTGGCGCCTTGCTCACCGCGCTGCGGCGCTCATCGCGACTTGTCGCGCAGCTGCGGACGTCATTGTGA
- a CDS encoding GNAT family N-acetyltransferase yields MALVEAGALPDQSVLGRIGPLVVRLARDADEVAAAQSIRFRVFYQEMGAKQAAVEAQEQHDADRFDAVCDHLLVIDTSLVGAEWDRIVGTYRLLPQEQALASGGFYSEAEFELKTLLARHAGRRFLELGRSCVLPAYRSKRTIELLWQGIWAYCRRRNIDVMTGCASFHGTIPAAHAQALSFLAHFCQAEGPWYLRAKDERYVSMDLMPREAIDAKAALSAMPPLIKGYLRLGAKFGDGCVIDRDFFTTDVFVILPIEAISERYIAYYGAEAERFAA; encoded by the coding sequence CTGGCGCTTGTCGAAGCCGGCGCGCTTCCGGATCAGTCCGTCCTGGGCCGAATAGGACCCCTGGTGGTTCGGCTCGCCCGTGATGCCGATGAAGTCGCGGCCGCACAATCCATCCGCTTCCGGGTTTTCTATCAGGAGATGGGCGCGAAGCAGGCCGCGGTCGAGGCGCAGGAGCAGCACGATGCCGACCGCTTCGATGCCGTCTGCGACCATCTTCTGGTCATCGACACCTCGCTGGTCGGAGCGGAATGGGACCGTATCGTCGGCACATACCGGCTCCTCCCCCAGGAGCAGGCGTTGGCCTCGGGCGGCTTCTATTCCGAGGCCGAGTTCGAATTGAAGACGCTTTTGGCTCGCCATGCCGGGCGCCGTTTCCTGGAACTCGGCCGCTCCTGCGTTTTGCCGGCTTACCGCTCCAAGCGCACCATCGAGCTCTTGTGGCAGGGGATCTGGGCCTATTGCCGCCGCCGGAACATCGATGTGATGACCGGCTGCGCCTCGTTCCATGGAACCATACCGGCGGCCCATGCGCAGGCGCTTTCGTTCCTGGCTCACTTCTGTCAGGCCGAAGGCCCGTGGTATTTGCGCGCCAAGGACGAGCGTTACGTCTCCATGGACCTGATGCCGCGCGAGGCGATCGATGCGAAGGCAGCACTTTCCGCCATGCCTCCGCTCATCAAGGGGTATCTTCGGCTTGGCGCCAAATTCGGTGATGGCTGCGTGATCGACCGGGATTTCTTTACCACCGACGTCTTCGTGATTTTGCCGATCGAAGCGATCTCTGAGCGCTACATCGCCTATTACGGTGCCGAGGCGGAGCGCTTCGCGGCCTGA